In Helicobacter colisuis, one genomic interval encodes:
- the rpsG gene encoding 30S ribosomal protein S7: MRRRKAPQREVLGDPIYNNIVVTKFINKMMYDGKKSVAEKIIYATFDKIEEKTKEKGIETFEKALEKVKPLVEVRSRRVGGATYQVPVEVRPARQQSLSIRWLLDSARKRNERTMIERLANELIDAANERGAAFKKKEDVHKMAEANKAFAHYRW; the protein is encoded by the coding sequence ATGAGAAGAAGAAAAGCTCCTCAAAGAGAAGTTTTGGGCGATCCAATTTATAACAATATTGTTGTAACAAAATTCATCAACAAAATGATGTATGATGGCAAGAAGAGTGTTGCAGAAAAAATCATTTATGCAACTTTTGACAAAATTGAAGAAAAAACAAAAGAAAAAGGCATTGAAACTTTTGAAAAAGCGTTAGAAAAAGTTAAGCCTTTAGTAGAAGTAAGAAGTCGTCGTGTAGGTGGTGCTACTTACCAAGTGCCTGTAGAAGTAAGACCTGCAAGACAACAATCTTTGTCGATTCGTTGGTTGCTTGATTCAGCACGCAAGAGAAATGAAAGAACAATGATTGAGCGCTTAGCCAATGAGCTTATTGATGCTGCTAACGAAAGAGGAGCGGCTTTTAAGAAAAAAGAAGATGTGCATAAAATGGCAGAGGCTAATAAGGCATTTGCACATTATCGTTGGTAG
- the rpsL gene encoding 30S ribosomal protein S12, which yields MPTINQLIRKERKKVIKKSKSPALVVCPQRRGVCTRVYTTTPKKPNSALRKVAKVRLTSGFEVISYIPGEGHNLQEHSIVLIRGGRVKDLPGVKYHIIRGALDTAGVAKRTVSRSKYGAKKAKSGDSKK from the coding sequence GTGCCAACTATTAACCAGTTGATTAGAAAAGAACGAAAGAAAGTTATTAAGAAATCAAAGTCTCCAGCTTTGGTAGTTTGTCCTCAAAGAAGAGGAGTTTGCACCCGTGTTTATACCACGACACCTAAAAAGCCTAACTCAGCTTTGAGAAAAGTAGCTAAAGTTAGATTAACAAGTGGTTTTGAAGTAATTAGTTATATCCCTGGAGAAGGGCATAATCTTCAAGAGCACTCTATTGTGTTAATCCGTGGTGGTAGGGTAAAGGACTTACCGGGCGTAAAGTATCACATTATCCGTGGTGCATTAGATACTGCAGGTGTAGCAAAGCGAACAGTTTCACGCAGTAAGTATGGTGCTAAAAAAGCTAAATCTGGCGATTCTAAGAAATAA